A window from Melitaea cinxia chromosome 5, ilMelCinx1.1, whole genome shotgun sequence encodes these proteins:
- the LOC123653546 gene encoding hyccin: MAEWKHLITEWLNEYAALREYELKSFAAEHEHNHEIATALFNLLYCEDENESQANKRADEFDPQMLENVCIQLFSFYRSKEIELQRFTLQFVPTLIYRYLSSVAQGNTKSCRCIETLLIGLYNFEVVDENGKPKVVSFRLPSLAQPSIYHEPLSLGSQFLTESALRRWEECNTKLVSWGPHSQVEVINAQNRLKVMATLFFVYNCQLSLMPKLSLRHFCIASSRIVSQGFNKTVGASIGRSIPRIPVSSNFLLEMIEGCYFAMFNEFYTLAFQAVKDIDQRAQYELLPDVMLVTSAVINSLKNSPSGQPCDGPMGISVALSPATTTVTMSKSMITNASFRTKKLPDDIPIQAGQVVQTEATDILTSITEEGESDAQMQRGVAPRNSKPKLSAFPGLGKKSKDGKEKTGTTAEKKVTVKDASKVIWNSLSGGGDMVDAQQKTNALDSFDANGSLRDEISMTSVHNSAENSDTRSQVTTDSLDMETSPRFAAMQVSSV, encoded by the exons ATGGCAGAATGGAAACATTTAATAACAGAATGGCTAAACGAATACGCGGCCCTAAGAGAATACGAACTGAAAAGTTTTGCAGCGGAACATGAACATAATCATGAAATTGCAACAgcgttatttaatttactgtatTGTGAAGATGAAAATGAAAGTCAAGCCAATAAAAGGGCTGATGAATTCGATCCACAG ATGCTAGAGAATGTGTGTATACAGTTGTTCAGTTTCTATAGATCTAAAGAAATTGAGCTTCAAAGATTCACTCTTCAATTTGTTCCTACATTGATTTATCGGTACTTAAGCTCAGTCGCTCAAGGCAACACTAAATCATGCAGATGTATTGAGACCCTATTGATTg GCTTGTACAACTTTGAAGTGGTTGATGAAAATGGAAAACCCAAGGTTGTCTCATTCAGATTACCTTCCCTTGCACAACCTTCAATTTATCATGAG ccATTGTCCCTGGGTTCACAATTTTTAACAGAAAGTGCTCTGCGAAGATGGGAAGAGTGTAATACGAAGCTAGTCAGCTGGGGACCTCACTCCCAAGTTGAAGTTATTAATGCACAGAATCGGCTTAAAGTAATGGCAACTCTCTTCTTTGTTTATAATTGTCAACTAAGCTTAATGCCAAAGCTATCACTCAGACATTTCTGCATTGCTTCCTCcag aatagttTCTCAAGGTTTTAACAAAACAGTTGGTGCCTCGATCGGTCGATCGATACCAAGAATACCAGTTTCTTCGAACTTTCTTCTTGAAATGATCGAGGGTTGTTACTTTGCGATGTTCAACGAATTTTACACATTAGCATTTCAGGCTGTAAAAGACATAGATCAAAGAGCACAGTATGAATTACTACCCGACGTCATGTTAGTAACAAGTGCTGTTATAAATTCACTGAAGAACAGTCCTTCTG gtCAACCATGCGATGGTCCTATGGGTATAAGTGTTGCACTATCACCTGCTACAACAACTGTTACTATGTCAAAATCTATGATAACAAATGCATCTTTCCGTACGAAAAAATTACCAG ATGACATTCCAATACAAGCTGGTCAAGTGGTGCAGACAGAGGCGACGGACATTCTCACATCGATCACGGAAGAGGGAGAGTCTGACGCTCAAATGCAGCGAGGGGTCGCTCCAAGAAACTCTAAACCTAAACTAAGCGCTTTTCCGGGACTAGGGAAAAAGTCGAAAGATGGCAAAGAAAAAACTGGAACAACGGCTGAGAAAAAGGTCACAGTCAAAGACGCTTCGAAGGTCATTTGGAATTCTCTTAGTGGAGGTGGCGATATGGTCGACGCGCAACAAAAAACTAACGCTCTCGATTCCTTCGATGCCAACGGAAGCTTGAGGGACGAAATTTCAATGACGTCTGTTCACAACAGCGCTGAAAATTCTGATACGCGATCGCAGGTGACCACCGATTCCTTGGATATGGAAACGTCACCGCGCTTCGCGGCTATGCAAGTCAGCTCCGTATAA
- the LOC123653819 gene encoding uncharacterized protein LOC123653819, which translates to MAFVYSCCFWFSLRLGGILIGLFSIIKTTIALVFLFIGYTHPHNVKNQISMWKRDINLIYMSGYIEHFEAVCKSNLKNFIPEPEKYICYCITICCIYIFLCFLYIYGAYTCNNALMVAFIMVELIHLIILSIFVTTWLIILKKNTMDIGLVIGASVASGFILMGLFYLWVCAATLPTLINEIEREEQLATINKLQELLENKNGLLNFKNQNTYYKDDNDDLLLEKKEFVCSTNT; encoded by the exons ATGGCGTTTGTATACAGCTGCTGTTTTTGGTTTTCACTTCGATTGGGAGGAATATTAATAGGTTTATTCTCAATT ATAAAAACTACAATagctttagtttttttatttataggatACACGCATCCtcataatgttaaaaatcaaatatctaTGTGGAAGagagatattaatttaatttatatgagcGGTTATATAGAACACTTTGAGGCAG TGTGTAAAAGTaatcttaaaaactttattCCAGAACCTGAAAAATATATCTGTTATTGCATTACGATATGctgcatttatatatttctttgtttcCTATACATCTATGGAGCTTATACT TGTAATAACGCATTGATGGTTGCATTTATAATGGTTGAATTGATACATCTTATTATACTTTCAATATTTGTGACGACCTggctaataattttaaagaaaaatactatGGATATAGGCCTCGTGATTGGAGCCAGTGTTGCAAGCGGTTTTATTCTTA tgggcttattttatttatgggtATGTGCCGCAACATTACCAACACTGATAAACGAGATTGAAAGGGAAGAACAATTAGCGACAATCAATAAACTTCAGGAGCTCCTGGAAAACAAAAATGGActcttaaatttcaaaaatcagaatacatattataaagacGACAACGATGACTTATTGTTAGAAAAGAAGGAATTTGTTTGTTCTACCAACACATAA
- the LOC123653818 gene encoding uncharacterized protein K02A2.6-like, whose translation MALAGGSAMIIQEFSTAKCTFKVYKQVFENKMRIHNIDEAKWPQYLISCIGFDIVTLLTELCFPSSLDSKNYKQLVELIERHIEPTQSEITETYKFMKRVQLPNESIAEFVAALKKLAQTCNFGAHLERSLRDKFVHGLRYENIVKRLFNEDKLTFTTAVNIAIGMELAEKGARLITHGQEEAEVQKVSHQKESKETVKVKCHCCGKLGHIKPKCKFREEECYKCHKKGHIASVCRAQVNLHKRFPSRKVKEVNKDEFSVLQVKSSVYSEKENCDYGLELLFYQNEDSVKVNKVTLIDEKCPDPWNISLNVNNVDILFQIDCGSDVTLIPELLYKSLLPNVKVSNCFSKITGYGGQYITVIGKTQVLVKNKNKDYLAPLIIVKEGKKPLLGRDWLSVIKIDWNRCKKQCNNIEREKSEIKKLVDKYRDIFSGVPGEIKGAVGTLKLKENVTPMSCKPRRVPYALENLVKGELDKLCKEGKMCKVDKSEVVTWATPIVSIIKGPKNIRICGDYKTVFSKIDLRKAYMNRRMDGEAQKLMTLTTPWGLYRPTFMMFGMASAPQEWQDFMDKHFNMPNVYCFIDDILVASCDIKSHLKTLECIFNKLRILNIKINKDKTVLMSSQLEYCGHVIDKEGVHKTPEHVRAILEAPQPNNVKELRSFLGTINFYHKFLKNAADNLKPLYQLLKNSGKWEWGKEQVEAYEWAKKAIASDQVLVHYNPELPVILSCDASRYGLGACLAHEIKIGNAVCERPIAFASRTLNDAETKYSQIDKEALAIIWAVKKFDLYLKGRTFTLVTDHKPLISIFNPSKTASSIYADRMTRWSLILSNYNYIIKYRTSQNNAAADFPSRLPIKNSSEDDKSYLEGNINSIVLDNPPVTLTDVAKHTQRDPVLSKVFTYLREGWPKIIDKELLNYKGKERELYLIKDCIIWRDRIVIPNSLKSKVLIELHAGHLGINKMQALANSCFWWPNISNDIKDITSNCEGCIQNRNLPPLKHLHNWEWPNEPWKRLHADFAGPFRGHMWLIVMDAHSKWPEVAKMKLTTSSATIKCLRSMFARFGLPEQFVTDNGPQWTSAEFITFCKNNNIRHICTAPYHPASNGLAERGVQTFKKAMLAQTFNNKDLNHSVQQWLLAYRSAPHATTGRAPCELMLGRPLRTRLSLIKKDVTIPRRSVCNKPVKQYLPGDKVLVASYDKSRKWLEGIIDRPVGNVMYDVNTDRGILTRNVTQCLPRNSRADQDESNNTQDMIENDIPGNEVSISAASEGELETSNNSTNSSNAFNNNKKDSVSIPKSPIGIQTEVKRSGRMRRPVQRLNL comes from the exons ATGGCGCTTGCAGGGGGAAGTGCAATGATAATACAAGAGTTTTCCACGGCTAAGTGCACATTTAAAGTATACAAGCAagtgtttgaaaataaaatgagaatACACAACATAGACGAGGCAAAATGGCCCCAGTATTTAATTTCATGTATAGGCTTCGATATTGTAACATTGCTGACAGAATTATGTTTTCCGTCTAGTCTGGACAGCAAAAACTATAAACAATTAGTTGAGCTCATTGAAAGACATATCGAACCAACTCAGTCAGAAATTACAGAAACATACAAATTTATGAAAAGAGTACAATTGCCTAATGAATCCATTGCAGAGTTCGTGGCGGCCCTTAAAAAGCTTGCCCAAACGTGTAATTTCGGGGCACATCTGGAAAGATCATTGAGAGATAAATTTGTTCATGGCTTACGATATGAGAATATTGTAAAAAGACTCTTTAATGAAGATAAATTAACTTTCACGACAGCGGTGAACATAGCTATAGGGATGGAGCTGGCTGAGAAAGGGGCGAGGCTGATTACGCACGGCCAAGAAGAAGCAGAGGTGCAGAAGGTGTCTCATCAAAAAGAAAGTAAAGAGACGGTGAAGGTGAAATGTCATTGTTGTGGTAAGCTGGGACATATAAAACCGAAGTGTAAGTTCAGAGAAGAAGAATGTTACAAATGTCATAAGAAGGGGCATATTGCGAGTGTCTGCCGAGCCCAGGTTAATCTACATAAGAGGTTTCCGTCAAGAAAAGTAAAGGAGGTAAATAAAGATGAATTTTCAGTGTTACAGGTTAAAAGCAGTGTGTATTCAGAAAAGGAAAATTGTGATTACGGGTTAGAGTTActattttatcaaaatgaaGATAGTGTAAAGGTtaataaagtaacattaatTGACGAAAAGTGTCCAGATCCCTGGAATATTTCACTAAATGTGAATaatgttgatattttatttcaaattgattGCGGGTCAGATGTAACATTAATACCTGAGTTGTTATATAAATCACTACTGCCAAATGTAAAAGTATcaaattgtttttcaaaaataacTGGTTATGGAGGTCAATATATAACAGTGATCGGTAAAACTCAagtattagttaaaaataaaaataaagattatttggCTCCATTAATTATTGTGAAAGAAGGTAAGAAACCTTTGTTAGGTAGAGATTGGCTcagtgtaataaaaattgattggAATCGTTGTAAGAAGCAGTGTAATAATATTGAAAGGGAGAaatctgaaattaaaaagttagtGGATAAGTATAGGGACATATTTTCAGGGGTCCCTGGGGAAATTAAAGGTGCAGtaggtactttaaaattaaaagaaaatgtaacTCCTATGTCTTGTAAGCCTAGGCGTGTTCCTTATGCGTTAGAAAATCTGGTAAAAGGGGAACTAGATAAATTATGTAAAGAGGGTAAAATGTGTAAGGTTGATAAATCTGAGGTGGTGACATGGGCGACGCCTATTGTTAGTATCATAAAAGGGCCTAAGAATATAAGAATTTGTGGTGACTATAAG acagtatttagtaaaataGATTTGAGAAAAGCATACATGAATAGGAGAATGGATGGTGAGGCACAAAAGCTGATGACATTGACTACACCGTGGGGGTTGTATCGGCCAACTTTCATGATGTTTGGAATGGCATCAGCTCCTCAAGAATGGCAAGATTTTATggataaacattttaatatgccAAACGTGTATTGTTTTATTGATGATATATTAGTTGCATCATGCGATATAAAGAGTCACTTAAAAACATTAgagtgtatttttaataaactaagaatattgaatattaaGATCAATAAAGATAAAACAGTGCTAATGTCTTCACAATTAGAATATTGTGGACATGTTATTGACAAAGAGGGAGTTCACAAAACACCTGAGCATGTTAGGGCTATCTTGGAGGCACCACAACCTAACAATGTAAAGGAATTGCGAAGTTTTCTTggtactattaatttttatcataagtTTTTAAAGAATGCAGCAGATAATTTAAAACCATTGTACCAGTTACTTAAAAATTCTGGAAAATGGGAGTGGGGAAAAGAACAAGTAGAAGCATATGAATGGGCCAAGAAAGCTATTGCATCAGACCAAGTATTAGTTCATTATAACCCTGAGTTGCCGGTGATATTGAGTTGTGACGCTTCAAGGTATGGTTTAGGAGCTTGTTTAGCTCATGAAATTAAGATAGGTAATGCAGTGTGTGAACGTCCTATTGCATTTGCAAGCAGAACGCTCAATGATGCAGAAACAAAATATTCTCAAATTGATAAAGAGGCTTTGGCCATTATATGGGCTGTAAAgaaatttgatttatatttaaaagggaGGACTTTCACTCTTGTAACAGACCATAAACCTctcatatcaatatttaatcCAAGCAAAACTGCTAGTAGTATTTATGCTGATAGAATGACAAGATGGTCCCTAATTTtgtctaattataattatataattaaatataggaCATCTCAAAATAATGCTGCAGCTGATTTCCCTTCTAGGTTACCGATTAAAAATAGTAGTGAAGATGATAAAAGTTATTTGGAGGGCAACATCAACAGCATTGTTTTGGATAACCCGCCAGTAACATTAACTGATGTAGCTAAGCATACTCAAAGAGATCCTGTGTTAAGTAAAGTTTTTACATATTTGAGGGAAGGTTGGCCAAAAATTATTGATAAGGAATTGCTTAATTATAAAGGAAAAGAGAGAGAGCTATATTTGATTAAAGATTGTATTATTTGGAGAGATAGAATTGTAATACCTAATAGTTTGAAATCTAAAGTTCTGATAGAATTACATGCTGGTCATTTGGGCATTAATAAAATGCAAGCTTTAGCAAATAGTTGTTTTTGGTGGCCCAACATTAGTAATGACATTAAGGATATTACAAGTAATTGTGAAGGATGCATCCAAAACAGGAATTTACCACccttaaaacatttacataacTGGGAATGGCCTAATGAGCCATGGAAACGTCTTCATGCAGATTTTGCTGGTCCATTTAGGGGACATATGTGGTTAATTGTTATGGATGCACACTCGAAATGGCCTGAAGTAGCCAAAATGAAATTGACTACCTCGAGTGCCACTATAAAATGTCTACGCAGTATGTTCGCTAGATTTGGCCTTCCTGAGCAGTTTGTTACCGATAATGGTCCACAGTGGACATCGGCTGAGTTCATTACATTttgtaagaataataatatcagACATATTTGTACTGCTCCTTATCATCCAGCGAGCAATGGCTTAGCGGAGAGGGGAGtgcaaacatttaaaaaggcCATGCTGGCACAGACATTTAATAACAAGGACTTGAATCATAGTGTTCAGCAGTGGTTGTTGGCTTATCGTTCGGCTCCACATGCTACCACAGGTAGAGCACCTTGTGAGTTGATGTTGGGCAGGCCATTGCGTACGCGTTTATCTTTAATTAAGAAAGATGTAACTATTCCTCGCCGGTCTGTTTGTAATAAGCCAGTTAAACAATATTTACCTGGTGATAAAGTACTTGTAGCATCTTATGATAAGTCAAGGAAATGGTTAGAAGGTATTATTGACCGACCGGTTGGAAATGTAATGTATGATGTAAATACTGATAGAGGTATACTTACCAGAAATGTCACTCAATGTTTGCCTAGAAATTCACGTGCCGATCAAGACGAGTCTAATAACACTCAAGATATGATAGAGAATGACATTCCTGGTAATGAGGTTAGTATAAGTGCAGCATCTGAGGGCGAATTGGAGACTTCTAATAATTCGACTAATAGTTCAaatgcttttaataataataagaaagatTCAGTTAGTATTCCTAAATCTCCAATTGGTATTCAGACTGAAGTTAAAAGGAGTGGGCGTATGCGTAGGCCAGTGCAGCGTCTTAATTTGTAA
- the LOC123653548 gene encoding uncharacterized protein LOC123653548 has protein sequence MRVVVLLSFVIIFIVSSCWARDMIVGTSFNTQLVWQQKAEYRAIPFKKRVKEVFFSNPGLQTIRGVIARDLDHTDAIGTITAGGVGSTFVNIRLKSERGGSLNYQIEIYV, from the exons atgagagtGGTAGTACTATTgagttttgtaataattttcatCGTGTCGTCATGCTGGGCCCGCGACATGATAGTAGGTACCAGTTTCAATACGCAATTGGTTTGGCAACAAAAAGCAGAGTACAGAGCTATACCTTTTAAGAAGAGGGTTAAAGAAGTTTTCTTCTCTAATCCTGGTCTACAAACTATCAGG GGTGTTATAGCCAGAGATTTGGACCACACCGACGCAATCGGAACAATAACTGCCGGAGGCGTGGGCTCTACTTTTGTAAACATTCGTTTGAAGAGCGAACGCGGAGGAAGCCTGAATTATCAAATCGAAATTTATGTTtag
- the LOC123653547 gene encoding Golgi reassembly-stacking protein 2, which produces MGSSQSSEVPGGGSEGYHILRVQDGSPGQKANLEPFFDFIVAIEDTRLDQDNDTLKTLLKQNVDKNIKMRIYSTKTQSVREVMITPSQNWGGQGLLGVSIRFCSFEGANENVWHILEVHPSSPAELAGLRPFSDYIIGADSIMHESEDLFTLIEAHEGRALKLFVYNINDDSCREVHITPNHNWGGEGSLGCGIGYGYLHRIPIRSSPLVPNQKQHAPPTPMVSSQSANVHQDALITGVQNLNVTNETTPLINDNQGINQAGATQVSQPPFLSGVPMVNPVSYTPSFTNEQPNLTEYVSIQPSMSTPPLTQTQSMVSNMAAYSSNLAETTLTNLGSIPSVSNMQPPAPLPNLPGIPMNQPQPYIPMMSNYSQPQVPTSIPMQQTSPNLVPTFDMSNFTQAPMQPPPLNSGLPVVTPVSLPGMPSITVSATLPVSTMQEIHQQQVSQQQDLLS; this is translated from the exons ATGGGTTCTTCACAAAGTTCTGAAGTGCCAGGGGGTGGTTCTGAGGGATACCATATCTTAAGG GTCCAAGACGGTTCCCCTGGACAAAAAGCAAATCTTGAACCATTTTTCGACTTTATTGTGGCTATTGAAGACACTAGACTGGACCAAGATAATGATACACTTAAAACACTCTTAAAACAGaatgtagataaaaatattaaaatgcgaATCTATAGCACAAAGACTCAGTCAGTGAGAGAGGTGATGATTACACCCAGTCAAAATTGGGGTGGTCAAGGTTTACTTGGAGTCAGTATTCGATTTTGTTCATTTGAAGGTGCTAATGAAAATGTCTGGCACATCCTG GAGGTACATCCCTCATCACCAGCAGAATTAGCTGGATTAAGGCCCTTCTCAGATTATATAATTGGTGCAGATTCCATCATGCACGAAAGTGAAGATCTTTTTACACTGATAGAAGCACACGAAGGAAGGGCTCTTAAgctatttgtttataatataaatgatgaTAGCTGTCGAGAAGTGCATATAACACCAAATCACAACTGGGGTGGAGAAGGTAGTCTTGGATGCGGGATAGGATACGGTTACTTACATAGAATTCCAATTAGAAGCAGTCCGCTTGTGCCAAATCAAAAGCAGCATGCACCACCAACACCAATG GTTTCTTCTCAGAGTGCTAATGTACACCAAGATGCTTTAATTACTGGTGTTCAAAATTTGAATGTTACAAATGAAACAACCCCACTTATAAATGATAATCAGGGCATAAATCAGGCCGGTGCAACTCAAGTTTCTCAACCACCATTCCTATCTGGAGTACCTATGGTTAATCCTGTTTCATATACACCTTCCTTCACCAATGAGCAACCAAATTTGACAGAGTATGTAAGCATACAACCCAGTATGTCGACACCACCTTTGACACAAACTCAGTCAATGGTATCCAATATGGCTGCCTATTCAAGCA aTCTCGCTGAGACTACCTTGACTAATTTGGGTAGTATACCCTCAGTTTCGAACATGCAGCCACCAGCTCCATTACCAAATTTACCGGGTATTCCTATGAACCAGCCTCAACCATATATACCTATGATGTCTAACTACTCACAGCCTCAAGTACCAACTTCGATACCTATGCAACAAACCTCACCAAATTTAGTTCCAACATTTGATATGAGTAATTTCACCCAAGCCCCCATGCAGCCTCCGCCACTGAATAGTGGTTTACCAGTAGTGACTCCAGTGTCACTGCCAGGAATGCCCTCGATTACTGTAAGTGCAACCCTGCCTGTATCAACAATGCAAGAAATTCATCAACAACAAGTTTCACAGCAGCAAGATTTATTATCGTGA